Proteins from a genomic interval of Streptomyces fodineus:
- a CDS encoding GNAT family N-acetyltransferase produces MDLVIGPLDLAAHVDEALAVQAVAFGLGPDEVAVRRQIVQRHMQFPGARAWGATVGRHLVGFVYGMPNSRTHWWSTVVEPYLRAAGNDSWLDDSFVITELHVHPDHQNRGIGRRLITTITDTAAEPRSILSAIDIDSPARGLYFSLGYVDLARQVHFPSAPRPYAVMGARLPLRRK; encoded by the coding sequence ATGGACCTCGTCATCGGCCCCTTGGACCTCGCAGCCCACGTCGACGAGGCCCTCGCCGTCCAGGCCGTCGCCTTCGGGCTGGGCCCCGACGAGGTCGCCGTACGCCGCCAGATCGTCCAGCGCCATATGCAGTTCCCGGGCGCCAGGGCATGGGGCGCGACCGTCGGCCGACACCTCGTGGGATTCGTCTACGGCATGCCCAACAGCCGCACGCACTGGTGGTCCACCGTCGTGGAGCCCTACCTCCGCGCGGCCGGCAACGACTCCTGGCTGGACGACTCCTTCGTGATCACGGAGTTGCACGTCCACCCCGACCACCAGAACCGCGGCATCGGCCGGCGCCTGATCACCACGATCACCGACACCGCCGCCGAACCCCGCTCGATCCTCTCCGCGATCGACATCGACAGCCCCGCCCGCGGTCTGTACTTCTCCCTCGGGTACGTCGACCTCGCCCGCCAGGTCCACTTCCCGAGCGCACCGCGGCCGTACGCCGTGATGGGCGCCCGCCTGCCGCTGCGCCGCAAATAG
- a CDS encoding GNAT family N-acetyltransferase, which yields MLTQTTSRVLEPSDLDAALAVLGREPVANAFVTSRVQVAGLDPWRLGGEMWGWYEDGMLTSLCYAGANLVPVCATPRAVRAFADRARRAGRRCSSIVGPAESTAALWRLLEPHWGPAREVRAHQPLMVTDRMAADTAPDPYVRRVRKDEMETIMPACVAMFTEEVGVSPLAGDGGLLYQARVAELVGAGRSFARLDEQGRVVFKAEIGAATNQACQIQGVWVAPEYRGRGFAAPGMAAVLRYALTDVAPVVSLYVNDFNTAARRTYTRVGFREVGAFMSVLF from the coding sequence GTGTTGACCCAGACCACCTCTCGGGTGCTCGAACCGAGCGACCTTGACGCCGCGCTCGCCGTCCTCGGCCGCGAGCCGGTCGCGAACGCCTTCGTGACCTCGAGGGTCCAGGTCGCGGGCCTCGACCCGTGGCGGCTGGGTGGCGAGATGTGGGGCTGGTACGAGGACGGCATGCTCACGTCCCTGTGCTACGCGGGCGCCAACCTGGTTCCGGTCTGCGCCACCCCGCGCGCCGTCCGCGCCTTCGCGGACCGGGCGAGGAGGGCCGGCCGGCGCTGCTCCTCCATCGTCGGCCCCGCAGAGTCCACCGCCGCGCTGTGGCGCCTGCTCGAACCCCACTGGGGCCCCGCCCGCGAGGTCCGCGCCCACCAGCCCCTGATGGTCACCGACCGCATGGCCGCCGACACCGCCCCGGACCCCTACGTCCGCCGCGTCCGCAAGGACGAGATGGAGACGATCATGCCGGCGTGCGTGGCGATGTTCACCGAGGAGGTCGGCGTATCGCCGCTGGCCGGCGACGGCGGTCTGCTGTACCAGGCCCGCGTCGCCGAACTCGTGGGCGCCGGCCGCTCCTTCGCCCGCCTCGACGAGCAGGGCAGGGTCGTCTTCAAGGCGGAGATCGGCGCGGCGACGAACCAGGCCTGCCAGATCCAGGGCGTCTGGGTGGCCCCCGAATACCGGGGGAGGGGCTTCGCGGCACCGGGCATGGCCGCCGTCCTGCGGTATGCCCTGACCGACGTGGCCCCGGTCGTCAGTCTCTATGTGAACGACTTCAACACGGCGGCGCGAAGAACGTACACGCGCGTGGGCTTCCGAGAGGTCGGCGCCTTCATGAGCGTGCTGTTCTGA
- the ispG gene encoding flavodoxin-dependent (E)-4-hydroxy-3-methylbut-2-enyl-diphosphate synthase → MTAISLGMPSVPTKLAERRKSRQIQVGSVAVGGDAPVSVQSMTTTRTSDIGATLQQIAELTASGCQIVRVACPTQDDADALATIARKSQIPVIADIHFQPKYVFAAIEAGCAAVRVNPGNIKQFDDKVREIAKAAKDHGTPIRIGVNAGSLDRRLLQKYGKATPEALVESALWEASLFEEHDFRDIKISVKHNDPVVMIEAYKQLAAQCDYPLHLGVTEAGPAFQGTIKSAVAFGALLSQGIGDTIRVSLSAPPVEEVKVGTQILESLNLRQRGLEIVSCPSCGRAQVDVYKLAEEVTAGLTGMEVPLRVAVMGCVVNGPGEAREADLGVASGNGKGQIFVKGEVIKTVPESKIVETLIEEAMKLAEQMEQDGVASGEPSVSVAG, encoded by the coding sequence ATGACTGCGATTTCTCTCGGCATGCCGTCCGTTCCGACCAAGCTCGCCGAACGCCGCAAGAGCCGGCAGATCCAGGTCGGAAGCGTGGCGGTCGGCGGAGACGCACCCGTCTCGGTCCAGTCGATGACCACGACCCGTACGTCCGACATCGGCGCCACCCTCCAGCAGATCGCCGAGCTGACCGCGTCCGGCTGCCAGATCGTGCGGGTGGCGTGCCCGACACAGGACGACGCGGACGCCCTGGCGACCATCGCTCGCAAGTCCCAGATCCCCGTCATCGCGGACATCCACTTCCAGCCCAAGTACGTCTTCGCCGCCATCGAGGCCGGCTGCGCCGCGGTCCGCGTCAACCCCGGCAACATCAAGCAGTTCGACGACAAGGTCAGGGAGATCGCCAAGGCCGCCAAGGACCACGGCACCCCGATCCGCATCGGCGTCAACGCCGGCTCCCTGGACAGGCGCCTGCTCCAGAAGTACGGCAAGGCGACCCCCGAGGCGCTGGTCGAGTCCGCCCTGTGGGAGGCGTCCCTCTTCGAGGAGCACGACTTCCGGGACATCAAGATCTCCGTCAAGCACAACGACCCGGTCGTCATGATCGAGGCGTACAAGCAGCTCGCCGCCCAGTGCGACTACCCGCTGCACCTCGGCGTGACGGAGGCGGGCCCGGCCTTCCAGGGCACGATCAAGTCGGCGGTGGCGTTCGGCGCCCTGCTGTCCCAGGGCATCGGCGACACGATCCGCGTGTCCCTGTCGGCTCCCCCGGTGGAGGAGGTCAAGGTCGGCACCCAGATCCTGGAGTCCCTGAACCTCCGCCAGCGCGGCCTGGAGATCGTCTCCTGCCCGTCCTGCGGCCGCGCCCAGGTCGACGTCTACAAGCTCGCGGAGGAGGTCACGGCCGGTCTGACCGGTATGGAGGTCCCGCTGCGAGTGGCCGTCATGGGGTGCGTGGTGAACGGTCCGGGCGAGGCCCGCGAGGCCGACCTCGGCGTCGCCTCCGGCAACGGCAAGGGCCAGATCTTCGTCAAGGGCGAGGTCATCAAGACCGTCCCCGAGTCCAAGATCGTGGAGACCCTCATCGAGGAGGCCATGAAGCTGGCCGAGCAGATGGAACAGGACGGCGTGGCCTCCGGCGAGCCGTCGGTGTCGGTCGCGGGCTGA
- a CDS encoding M50 family metallopeptidase, with protein MFILGIVVFAVGLLVSIAWHELGHLSTAKLFGIRVPQYMVGFGPTVWSRKKGDTEYGIKAVPLGGYIRMIGMFPPDDAGRISARSTSPWRGMIEDARSAAFEELQPGDETRMFYTRKPWKRVIVMFAGPFMNLILAIGLFFTVLMGFGIPQQTTTVAAVSPCAIKQSEHRDTCRKSDPVSPAHQAGLKAGDKIVSFGGVRTNDWNTLSDLIRDSAGKNVAIVVDRKGRQQTLHATITENWVAKKDAGGRYVQGYVKAGFLGFSSATGVVKQDFGQSVTWMTDRVGDAVDSLAALPSKIPALWDAAFGNAPRQPDSPIGIVGAARITGEIATLDIPASQQLANFVMLLAGFNLSLFLFNMLPLLPLDGGHIAGALWEALRRNLARVLRRPDPGPFDVAKLMPVAYVVAGIFVCFTILVLIADVVNPVKIS; from the coding sequence ATGTTCATCCTCGGCATAGTGGTCTTCGCAGTCGGCCTGCTCGTCTCGATCGCGTGGCACGAGCTGGGGCACCTGTCCACGGCCAAGCTCTTCGGCATCCGCGTCCCGCAGTACATGGTCGGCTTCGGCCCGACCGTCTGGTCGCGCAAGAAGGGCGACACCGAGTACGGCATCAAGGCCGTCCCGCTCGGCGGCTACATCCGCATGATCGGGATGTTCCCGCCCGACGACGCCGGCCGGATCTCCGCCCGCTCGACCTCCCCCTGGCGGGGCATGATCGAGGACGCCCGCTCGGCGGCCTTCGAGGAACTGCAGCCCGGTGACGAGACGCGCATGTTCTACACGCGCAAGCCCTGGAAGCGCGTCATCGTCATGTTCGCGGGCCCCTTCATGAACCTGATCCTCGCGATCGGCCTGTTCTTCACCGTGCTGATGGGCTTCGGCATCCCCCAGCAGACCACCACCGTCGCCGCCGTCTCGCCGTGCGCCATCAAGCAGAGCGAGCACCGCGACACCTGCCGGAAGTCGGACCCGGTCTCCCCGGCGCACCAGGCAGGGCTGAAGGCGGGCGACAAGATCGTCTCCTTCGGCGGCGTGCGGACCAACGACTGGAACACCCTTTCGGACCTCATCCGCGACAGCGCCGGAAAGAACGTCGCGATCGTCGTCGACCGCAAGGGCCGGCAGCAGACCCTGCACGCGACGATCACGGAGAACTGGGTCGCCAAGAAGGATGCCGGCGGACGGTACGTACAGGGCTACGTCAAGGCCGGCTTCCTCGGCTTCAGCTCGGCCACCGGCGTCGTCAAACAGGACTTCGGCCAGTCGGTGACCTGGATGACCGACCGGGTCGGCGACGCCGTCGACTCCCTCGCCGCCCTGCCGTCCAAGATCCCGGCCCTGTGGGACGCGGCCTTCGGCAACGCCCCGCGCCAGCCGGACTCCCCGATCGGCATCGTCGGCGCGGCCCGCATCACCGGCGAGATCGCCACGCTGGACATCCCCGCCTCCCAGCAGCTCGCGAACTTCGTGATGCTGCTGGCCGGCTTCAACCTCTCGCTGTTCCTGTTCAACATGCTCCCGCTGCTCCCGCTCGACGGCGGGCACATCGCGGGCGCCCTGTGGGAGGCCCTGCGGCGGAACCTGGCGCGGGTGCTGCGCCGCCCGGACCCCGGTCCGTTCGACGTGGCCAAGCTGATGCCGGTGGCGTACGTGGTGGCCGGGATCTTCGTCTGCTTCACCATCCTGGTGCTGATCGCGGACGTGGTTAACCCGGTGAAAATCTCCTAG
- the dxr gene encoding 1-deoxy-D-xylulose-5-phosphate reductoisomerase, giving the protein MTDSPAHPAPLADPHRVYDPLAGDGPKDVVILGSTGSIGTQAIDLVLRNPDRFRVTALSANGGRVSLLAEQAHRLRVRTVAVAREDAVPALREALSAAYGPGEQLPEILAGPDAAAQIASSDCHTVLNGITGSIGLAPTLAALEAGRTLALANKESLIVGGPLVKALAEPGQIIPVDSEHAALFQSLAAGTRADVRKLVVTASGGPFRGRTKQELADVTVEDALAHPTWAMGPVITVNSATLVNKGLEVIEAHLLYDIPFDRIEVVVHPQSYVHSMVEFTDGSTIAQATPPDMRGPIAIGLGWPERVPDAAPAFSWNTASTWEFFPLDNEAFPSVNLARHVGQLAGTAPAVFNAANEECVEAFLGGALPFNGIMETVTRVVEEHGTPATGTSLTVSDVLEAETWARARARELTATTATAEARA; this is encoded by the coding sequence ATGACCGACAGCCCCGCCCATCCGGCACCCCTCGCCGACCCGCACCGCGTCTACGACCCCCTCGCGGGCGACGGCCCCAAGGACGTGGTGATCCTCGGCTCCACCGGATCCATCGGCACCCAGGCCATCGACCTCGTGCTGCGCAACCCCGACCGCTTCCGGGTCACCGCCCTGTCCGCCAACGGCGGCCGCGTGTCCCTCCTCGCCGAGCAGGCGCACCGGCTGCGGGTGCGGACCGTCGCGGTCGCCCGCGAGGACGCCGTACCCGCCCTGCGCGAGGCGCTCTCCGCCGCGTACGGCCCCGGGGAACAGCTGCCGGAGATCCTCGCCGGACCGGACGCGGCCGCGCAGATCGCCTCCTCCGACTGTCACACGGTGCTCAACGGCATCACCGGCTCCATCGGCCTCGCACCCACCCTGGCCGCCCTGGAGGCGGGCCGCACCCTGGCGCTCGCCAACAAGGAGTCGCTGATCGTCGGTGGGCCGCTGGTCAAGGCGCTCGCCGAGCCCGGCCAGATCATCCCGGTCGACTCCGAGCACGCCGCCCTCTTCCAGTCCCTCGCCGCGGGCACCCGCGCCGACGTCCGCAAGCTGGTCGTCACCGCCTCCGGCGGCCCCTTCCGCGGCCGTACGAAGCAGGAGCTGGCCGACGTCACCGTCGAGGACGCCCTCGCCCACCCCACCTGGGCGATGGGCCCGGTGATCACGGTCAACTCCGCGACCCTCGTCAACAAGGGCCTGGAGGTCATCGAGGCACATCTCCTCTACGACATTCCCTTCGACCGCATTGAGGTCGTCGTGCATCCCCAGTCGTATGTCCACTCGATGGTCGAGTTCACCGACGGATCCACGATCGCCCAGGCGACGCCCCCCGACATGCGCGGGCCGATCGCCATCGGTCTGGGCTGGCCCGAGCGCGTCCCCGACGCGGCGCCCGCCTTCTCCTGGAACACGGCCTCCACCTGGGAGTTCTTCCCGCTCGACAACGAGGCCTTCCCCTCGGTGAACCTCGCCCGGCACGTGGGGCAGCTCGCGGGCACCGCCCCGGCGGTGTTCAATGCGGCCAACGAGGAGTGCGTCGAGGCCTTCCTGGGCGGCGCCCTGCCCTTCAACGGGATCATGGAGACCGTCACCCGGGTCGTCGAGGAGCACGGCACCCCGGCCACGGGAACTTCACTCACGGTGTCGGACGTCCTCGAAGCGGAGACCTGGGCCCGCGCCCGGGCCCGCGAACTCACAGCCACGACGGCGACCGCGGAGGCGCGTGCATGA
- a CDS encoding acyl-CoA dehydrogenase family protein, protein MSAPTKSRTTVTEREARRVAEAAREQDWRKPSFAKELFLGRFRLDLIHPHPLPDPESVRRGEEFLAKLRAFCESTIDSARIEREARIPDEVVVGLKELGALGMKIDPKYGGLGLTQLYYNKALALVGSVSPAVGALLSAHQSIGVPQPLKLFGTQEQKDAFLPRCARTDISAFLLTEPDVGSDPARLATTAVPDGDDYVLDGVKLWTTNGVVADLLVVMARVPKSEGHKGGITAFVVEATSEGVTVENRNAFMGLRGIENGVTRFHQVRVPAAHRIGPEGAGLKIALTTLNTGRLSLPAMCAGSGKWCLKIAREWSAEREQWGKPVALHEAVGSKIAFIAATTFALEAVLDLSSQMADEDRNDIRIEAALAKLYGSEMAWTMADELVQIRGGRGYETAESLKARGERAVPAEQMLRDLRINRIFEGSTEIMHLLIAREAVDAHLSVAGDLIDPDKSLPDKARAGANAGVFYAKWLPKLVAGPGQLPMSYGAFKHGVDLSGHLRYVERTARKLARSTFYAMSRWQGRMETKQGFLGRIVDIGAELFAMSAACVRAEMLRSRDEHGREAYQLADAFCRQARIRVEELFERLWTNTDALDHKVVKGVLGGAYAWLEEGIVDPSGDGPWIADATPGPATRESERRPYGD, encoded by the coding sequence ATGTCCGCCCCCACCAAGTCACGCACCACTGTCACCGAACGCGAGGCACGCCGGGTGGCGGAGGCCGCCCGGGAACAGGACTGGCGTAAGCCCAGCTTCGCCAAGGAACTGTTCCTCGGGCGCTTCCGGCTCGACCTCATCCACCCCCACCCGCTCCCGGACCCCGAGAGCGTCCGGCGCGGCGAGGAGTTCCTCGCCAAGCTGCGCGCGTTCTGCGAGTCCACGATCGACTCCGCCCGCATCGAGCGCGAGGCCCGCATCCCCGACGAGGTCGTGGTGGGCCTGAAGGAACTCGGCGCCCTCGGCATGAAGATCGACCCCAAGTACGGCGGTCTCGGTCTCACCCAGCTCTACTACAACAAGGCTCTCGCCCTGGTCGGCTCGGTGAGCCCCGCCGTCGGCGCGCTGCTCTCCGCCCACCAGTCGATCGGCGTCCCGCAGCCGCTGAAGCTGTTCGGCACCCAGGAGCAGAAGGACGCCTTCCTGCCCCGCTGCGCCCGCACCGACATCTCCGCCTTCCTGCTCACCGAGCCGGACGTCGGCTCCGACCCGGCCCGCCTCGCCACCACGGCCGTACCCGACGGGGACGACTACGTCCTCGACGGAGTGAAACTGTGGACCACCAACGGGGTGGTCGCCGACCTGCTCGTCGTCATGGCGCGGGTGCCGAAGTCGGAGGGGCACAAGGGCGGCATCACCGCGTTCGTGGTGGAGGCGACCTCGGAGGGCGTCACCGTCGAGAACCGCAACGCCTTCATGGGCCTGCGCGGCATCGAGAACGGCGTCACCCGCTTCCACCAGGTCCGGGTCCCCGCCGCCCACCGCATCGGCCCCGAGGGCGCGGGCCTGAAGATCGCGCTCACCACCCTCAACACCGGCCGGCTCTCGCTGCCCGCGATGTGCGCGGGCTCCGGCAAGTGGTGTCTGAAGATCGCCCGCGAGTGGTCGGCGGAGCGCGAGCAGTGGGGCAAGCCGGTGGCGCTGCACGAGGCGGTCGGCTCGAAGATCGCGTTCATCGCGGCGACGACGTTCGCGCTGGAGGCCGTCCTCGACCTCTCCTCCCAGATGGCCGACGAGGACCGCAACGACATCCGTATCGAGGCCGCCCTCGCCAAGCTCTACGGCTCCGAGATGGCCTGGACGATGGCCGACGAACTGGTCCAGATCCGCGGCGGACGCGGCTACGAGACGGCCGAGTCCCTGAAGGCGCGCGGCGAGCGGGCGGTCCCGGCCGAGCAGATGCTCAGGGATCTGCGCATCAACCGCATCTTCGAGGGCTCCACGGAGATCATGCACCTGCTGATCGCCCGCGAGGCCGTCGACGCCCATCTCTCGGTCGCCGGTGACCTCATCGACCCCGACAAGTCCCTGCCCGACAAGGCGAGGGCGGGCGCGAACGCGGGCGTCTTCTACGCCAAGTGGCTGCCGAAGCTGGTCGCCGGGCCAGGGCAACTGCCCATGTCGTACGGCGCGTTCAAGCACGGGGTCGACCTGTCCGGGCATCTGCGCTATGTCGAGCGCACCGCCCGCAAGCTGGCCCGCTCCACCTTCTACGCCATGTCCCGCTGGCAGGGCCGGATGGAGACCAAGCAGGGCTTCCTCGGGCGGATCGTGGACATCGGCGCCGAACTGTTCGCGATGAGCGCGGCCTGTGTCCGCGCCGAGATGCTGCGCAGCCGGGACGAACACGGCCGCGAGGCCTACCAGCTGGCGGACGCCTTCTGCCGGCAGGCCCGCATCCGTGTCGAGGAGCTCTTCGAGCGGCTGTGGACCAACACCGACGCCCTCGACCACAAGGTGGTCAAGGGCGTTCTCGGCGGGGCCTACGCGTGGCTGGAGGAGGGCATCGTCGATCCCTCCGGGGACGGCCCGTGGATCGCGGACGCGACCCCCGGGCCCGCGACGCGGGAGAGCGAACGCCGCCCCTACGGCGACTGA
- a CDS encoding S53 family peptidase, whose translation MHIARSGRGVAASAATVALVAAALAATSQAGATTAAPAGVPHTFAQPAIAGHNLVHGVASPLPIAQCQAKWHINCYNPLQYRTAYDLNPLYKKGITGKGRTIVIVDSFGSPTVQHDLDVYSKQFGLPSTKVQVVKWGHVPKFDPKNSDMTGWAGETTLDVEMAHAVAPGAKIVLVETAVAETEGTTGLPEMMSAEKSLIDHGVGDVISQSFGATENTFPGFDKGDFSSIKKLRYAFEAAQRKHVTVLASSGDGGATDMKADGKTYYNKPVNSWPSSDPLVTSIGGTQLHLNDKGDRVKPDSVYNDYGAGGGGQSHVFTRPGFQDGVKNVVGTRRGTPDISMAAAVNGGAWVYSSYDPTATGWDVSGGTSEASPLFSGIVALADQAAGHRVGDINAALYTLLKQKNPGLVDVNDGTDNSYQGVKGYKAVNGYDMATGVGTLDALRFVTALAKASHG comes from the coding sequence ATGCACATAGCCCGTTCCGGGCGCGGCGTCGCGGCGTCCGCCGCCACCGTCGCGCTCGTCGCCGCCGCACTGGCGGCCACCTCCCAGGCCGGCGCCACCACCGCCGCGCCCGCCGGCGTACCGCACACCTTCGCGCAGCCGGCCATCGCGGGGCACAACCTGGTCCACGGCGTGGCCAGCCCCCTCCCCATCGCGCAGTGCCAGGCCAAGTGGCACATCAACTGCTACAACCCGCTGCAGTACCGCACCGCGTACGACCTGAACCCGCTGTACAAGAAGGGCATCACGGGCAAGGGCCGTACGATCGTCATCGTCGACTCCTTCGGCTCCCCGACCGTCCAGCACGACCTGGACGTCTACAGCAAGCAGTTCGGGCTGCCGAGCACCAAGGTGCAGGTCGTCAAGTGGGGTCACGTCCCGAAGTTCGACCCCAAGAACTCCGACATGACCGGCTGGGCCGGCGAGACCACGCTGGACGTGGAGATGGCGCACGCCGTCGCGCCGGGTGCGAAGATCGTGCTGGTGGAGACGGCGGTCGCCGAGACCGAGGGCACCACCGGTCTGCCGGAGATGATGTCCGCCGAGAAGTCCCTGATCGACCACGGCGTCGGCGATGTCATCAGCCAGAGCTTCGGAGCCACCGAGAACACCTTCCCGGGCTTCGACAAGGGCGACTTCTCCAGCATCAAGAAGCTCCGGTACGCCTTCGAGGCCGCGCAGCGCAAGCACGTGACCGTGCTCGCCTCCTCCGGTGACGGCGGCGCCACCGACATGAAGGCCGACGGCAAGACGTACTACAACAAGCCCGTCAACTCCTGGCCGTCGTCCGACCCGCTGGTCACCTCCATCGGCGGCACCCAGCTCCACCTGAACGACAAGGGTGACCGCGTCAAGCCGGACAGCGTCTACAACGACTACGGTGCGGGCGGCGGCGGCCAGTCCCACGTGTTCACCCGCCCGGGCTTCCAGGACGGTGTGAAGAACGTCGTCGGCACCCGCCGCGGCACCCCGGACATCTCGATGGCCGCCGCGGTCAACGGCGGTGCCTGGGTGTACTCCAGCTACGACCCGACCGCCACCGGCTGGGACGTCTCCGGCGGCACCAGCGAGGCCAGCCCGCTCTTCTCGGGCATCGTCGCCCTGGCCGACCAGGCGGCCGGCCACCGCGTCGGCGACATCAACGCGGCCCTCTACACCCTTCTCAAGCAGAAGAACCCGGGCCTCGTCGACGTCAACGACGGCACCGACAACAGCTACCAGGGCGTCAAGGGCTACAAGGCCGTCAACGGCTACGACATGGCCACCGGCGTGGGCACGCTGGACGCCCTCCGCTTCGTCACGGCCCTCGCCAAGGCGAGCCACGGCTGA
- a CDS encoding aldehyde dehydrogenase family protein, which yields MTSTHAFWLAGRQVTGEDTFDVTSPWDGRIVGKVSVPTDAQVEEAVAAAYAVRDEFAATPAHVRAAALDHVSKRLVERTEEIAQLISAENGKPIKWARGEVGRAVSVFRFAAEEARRFNGGEAQRLDTDLGGQGRLALTRRFPKGVVLGIAPFNFPLNLCAHKVAPAIAAGAPIILKPAPATPLSGLIIGDLLAETELPAGSWSILPVSNDRMPALVQDERLPVISFTGSEKVGYAIMDSVPRKHCTLELGGNGAAVVLGDYASDADLDWAATRIATFSNYQGGQSCISVQRVIADASVYDRLLPRIVAAVEAQVTGDPSDAKTDVGPLVSEDAAKRVESWVKEAVEAGATLLTGGDRDGASYAPTVLTDVPAGVTLSCEEVFGPVLTVQKVDGEAAAFAAVNDSKYGLQAGVFTHDLQVAFRAHRALEVGGVVVGDVPSYRADQMPYGGAKQSGVGREGVKFAMDDYTYERVLVLTGLAL from the coding sequence ATGACTTCCACCCACGCCTTCTGGCTCGCCGGCCGCCAGGTCACCGGCGAGGACACCTTCGACGTCACCTCCCCGTGGGACGGCCGGATCGTCGGCAAGGTCAGCGTGCCGACCGACGCCCAGGTCGAGGAGGCCGTGGCCGCCGCGTACGCGGTGCGGGACGAGTTCGCCGCCACCCCGGCGCACGTGCGCGCCGCCGCGCTCGACCACGTCAGCAAGCGACTGGTCGAACGCACCGAGGAGATCGCCCAGCTGATCTCCGCCGAGAACGGCAAGCCGATCAAGTGGGCCCGTGGCGAAGTCGGCCGCGCCGTCTCCGTGTTCCGGTTCGCCGCCGAGGAGGCCCGCCGGTTCAACGGCGGCGAGGCCCAGCGGCTCGACACCGACCTCGGTGGCCAGGGGCGCCTGGCCCTCACCCGCCGCTTCCCGAAGGGTGTCGTGCTCGGCATCGCGCCGTTCAACTTCCCGCTGAACCTGTGCGCCCACAAGGTCGCCCCGGCGATCGCCGCCGGTGCCCCGATCATCCTCAAGCCGGCCCCGGCCACCCCCCTCTCCGGCCTGATCATCGGTGACCTGCTGGCCGAGACCGAGCTGCCCGCCGGCTCCTGGTCGATCCTGCCGGTCTCCAACGACCGCATGCCCGCCCTCGTCCAGGACGAGCGGCTGCCGGTGATCTCCTTCACCGGTTCCGAGAAGGTCGGCTACGCGATCATGGACTCGGTGCCGCGCAAGCACTGCACGCTGGAGCTGGGCGGCAACGGCGCGGCGGTCGTCCTCGGCGACTACGCCTCCGACGCCGACCTGGACTGGGCCGCGACCCGCATCGCGACCTTCTCCAACTACCAGGGCGGCCAGTCCTGCATCTCCGTGCAGCGCGTCATCGCCGACGCCTCCGTCTACGACCGCCTGCTGCCGCGCATCGTCGCCGCCGTCGAGGCCCAGGTCACCGGTGACCCGTCCGACGCCAAGACGGACGTCGGCCCGCTGGTCAGCGAGGACGCCGCCAAGCGCGTGGAGTCCTGGGTGAAGGAGGCGGTCGAGGCCGGCGCCACGCTGCTCACCGGTGGCGACCGCGACGGCGCCTCCTACGCGCCGACCGTCCTCACCGACGTACCGGCCGGTGTCACCCTCTCCTGCGAGGAGGTCTTCGGACCCGTCCTCACCGTGCAGAAGGTGGACGGTGAGGCCGCCGCCTTCGCCGCCGTGAACGACTCCAAGTACGGCCTCCAGGCAGGCGTGTTCACCCACGACCTGCAGGTCGCCTTCCGCGCCCACCGCGCCCTGGAGGTCGGCGGCGTGGTGGTCGGCGACGTCCCGTCCTACCGCGCCGACCAGATGCCGTACGGCGGCGCCAAGCAGTCCGGTGTGGGCCGTGAGGGCGTCAAGTTCGCGATGGACGACTACACATACGAGCGCGTGCTGGTCCTGACCGGTCTCGCGCTCTGA